One window of uncultured Methanobrevibacter sp. genomic DNA carries:
- a CDS encoding Hsp70 family protein, with the protein MSDTKKEKIIGIDLGTSNSAASVLVGGKPTTIPSAEGASQYGKSFPSYVAFTDDGQMLVGEPARRQAVTNPENTISAIKRSMGTDHKVTVNGKQYSPQEISAFILQKIKKDAETFLGEPIEKAVITVPAYFDDNQRTATKDAGTIAGLDVVRLVNEPTAASLAYGLDKAEEDDMNIMVYDLGGGTLDVTIMEFGGGVFEVRSTSGDTQLGGTDMDNVLIKYLADEFKAQEGIDLMDNDQAVQRLREAAEKAKIELSTTTTTEVNLPFIAMGTDGTPKNLIISLTRAKLEELVDHIVEKSGKPMQQALDDAKMSKSEIDKIILVGGPTRMPIVQKYVEKFIGKPVERGIDPMECVSMGAAIQGGVLAGEIKDIVLLDVTPLSL; encoded by the coding sequence ATGTCTGATACTAAAAAAGAAAAAATTATTGGAATTGATTTAGGTACAAGTAACTCAGCAGCATCTGTACTTGTAGGAGGAAAACCAACAACCATTCCTTCCGCTGAAGGAGCAAGCCAATACGGTAAATCTTTCCCAAGTTATGTTGCATTTACTGACGACGGACAAATGTTAGTTGGAGAACCAGCAAGAAGACAAGCAGTTACCAACCCGGAAAATACTATAAGCGCAATCAAAAGAAGTATGGGTACTGATCACAAAGTTACTGTAAACGGAAAACAATATTCTCCACAGGAAATTTCCGCATTCATCTTACAAAAAATTAAAAAAGATGCTGAAACCTTTTTAGGCGAACCTATTGAAAAAGCTGTAATTACCGTACCTGCATACTTTGACGATAACCAAAGAACCGCAACTAAAGACGCAGGTACCATTGCTGGACTTGACGTTGTAAGACTTGTAAACGAACCAACCGCAGCAAGTTTAGCTTACGGTCTTGATAAAGCTGAAGAAGACGACATGAACATCATGGTTTACGATTTAGGTGGAGGTACCTTAGACGTAACTATTATGGAATTCGGTGGAGGAGTATTTGAAGTAAGATCCACCAGCGGAGACACCCAACTCGGTGGTACCGATATGGATAATGTATTAATCAAATACCTGGCTGATGAATTCAAAGCACAGGAAGGTATTGACTTAATGGATAATGATCAAGCAGTACAAAGGTTAAGAGAAGCTGCTGAAAAAGCAAAAATCGAATTATCCACCACTACAACCACTGAAGTAAACTTACCATTCATTGCAATGGGAACTGATGGAACCCCTAAAAACTTAATCATTTCACTCACCAGAGCAAAATTAGAAGAATTAGTTGACCACATTGTTGAAAAATCAGGTAAACCAATGCAACAAGCATTAGATGATGCTAAAATGAGCAAATCTGAAATTGATAAAATCATCTTAGTTGGTGGACCTACCAGAATGCCAATTGTGCAAAAATATGTAGAAAAATTCATAGGAAAACCAGTAGAACGTGGTATTGA